DNA from Clostridia bacterium:
TTGCGGTTCACATCGCTCGACCTGCTCGTCCGGTGTCCGGCCCACAGCGGGGAGCTGGAGGCGCTCAAGGAGGCCGTGCGGCGCGCCCGCGGCCGCCTGCGGGGCCACTACCCGCGGTTCGGCACGGTGCACGTGCGCGTGCCGGCCCACGGCTTGCCCGCGCTCGTCGCACATCCGAGCGTGGAGTACGTCACCGCGAACTACCCGGTGCGGACCCTGCTGGACACGGCCTCGCCGTCGGTCGGTGCGCCGTCGCTGTGGGACCGATCCGTCACCGGCCGCGGCGTGACCGTCGCGATCGTCGACACGGGCGTCTGGCCGCACGCTGACCTGACCCAGCCGCGCAACCGGATCGTTGCGTTTTACGACGCCGTCAACGGCCGCCGCTACCCCTACGACGACAACGGCCACGGCACGCATGTCGCCGGCTGCGTCGCGGGCAACGGGCACGACAGCGCCGGCCGCTTTCGGGGGCCGGCTCCCGAAGCCAGGCTCGTGGCCGTCAAGGCCCTCGACAGGAACGGGGGCGGCACGGCCGCGCAGGTCCTGGCGGGCATCGACTGGGTGATCGAGCAGAGGCAGCGTTACAACGTTCGGGTGCTGTCCCTGTCGCTCGGCTCCCCGGTGGAGGCGGGGACGGAGGATCCGCTCGTGGCGGCCGTGGAGCACGCGTGGCGCGAGGGGATCGTCGTGTGCGCCGCCGCGGGAAACGGCGGGCCCGACGAGGGCTCCGTGGCGACGCCGGGCGTCGCGCCGTCGGTCATCACCGTGGGAGCGAGCGACGACCGCTCGACGCCCGACACCTCGGACGACGTGGTGGCGCCCTTCTCCGGCCGGGGTCCGGCGCCGCGCGGCGTGGCCAAACCGGATGTCGTGGCCCCGGGCGTGGCGATCACGTCGCTGCGGGCCCCGGGAGCCAAGTTCCAGGACTCGCGGCCGAAGGCCACGCGGGGCTATGCGACGCTCTCCGGCACGTCGATGGCCACGCCGATCGTGGCGGGCGTGGTCGCCCAACTTCTGGAGGCCGTGCCGGACGCGAGCCCGGACGAGGTCAAGGCCGCGCTCACGCGAACGGCGCGAGACCTCGGCGCCCCGAAGGAAGCGCAGGGCGGCGGCCTCGTCGACGCGCCCGCCGCGCTCGACGCGCTCCGCCGCCTTCACGCCAACGCCGTTTGACGCGCGGCATCGCGGGACCGGCGAGCACGAGGGAGGGCGGGCGCCCCGCCTTCAGCCGCGCCGGAACCCGATGTGTTCCTTGTCCGGATCGGTGGGATAGATCTTCACCATCAGGACCGCGCCGTACGGCAGCGTGAGTTGCACGGGCACATGGGCCTCGTCGCTCTCCCAGACTTCCAGCGTGACCCAGTCATCGGTGGCGACGACCTTCTCCTTCACCTTGAACACGCTGCCGTCTGTGACCTTGAGCTCGACGACGGGCCCGTGCGTCTCATGCGTGGCGGAATAGTGGGCCAAAAGCTTGAACAGATGCTCCTCGAAGAATGCACGGTTGAACACCGGCTCCGCTCCCTCCGCCCATCCTACACCGGCATGCGGCTGGCGCGCGGCTCGATGGCCTCCCAGCCGTCCAGCCGTCCGCGCGAGATGCCGAAGCGACGCGCCACGAGGTCCCGGCACCCCTCCACCACCTGCCGGCCCAGCTCCAGCCGCTCGCGGAGCGACTCGCCGTCGTACCCGGGTATGGCAAGGAGCTGCAAGACGCCTGAGCGCAAGTCGTACGGGGGGTTCGCCTTGAGGAACTCGTTCGCCAGCCACTTGCGATACGGGACCCAGTCCTGGGTGCAGCCGAAGTAGCACCGCATCGCCGCTTCGGCCACCTGCGCGAACGAATACGCGCAGTCCGCCCAATCCTCCCGCGCGAACGCACGCCGGGCCGCCTGCCATGACGAGCGAAGCTCGCAGTACCAGAAGAGCGCTTCATCGCGGCGTCGATCATCGGAGAGCGCAAGCTGCCGGCGGATGAGGCGGCGGACGTCGCCGTCCGGGTCGACGAGAATGCGTGCGGTCGCGAAGGAGTAGCGAACGTAGGGGGTCCATTCGGCGTGAGCGAGCTCATGCAGGAGCGAGTGCCGCACGTGCGCCACGCGGCCGGCGATGACGGCGGCCTCCAGCCGGCCCGTCCGCCCTGGCGCATGCCTCCAGACGATGCGCAAGTCGATCTCCGCTTCCGGGTCCGGGACGCCGCGCGCCGTCGACCCCTCCCAGAGGATCCCCGCGACGGCGGGCGCGCGCCTTCGATGCGCCCACTCGACCAGTTCCGCCTCCACTTCCCCACCTCCAACGGGGTGATGGCCCTTCCTTTCTCGACCTGTCGCGGGACTCCTGGCAAGTCCCGGCGCTTCACCCCTGGAAACGCGCGCGCAGGCGTGCGAACCGCTCGCGCTGTTCCTCCGCCACCTCCTCGGCCCGCTGCGACCAGGGACCGCCTTCCGTGGCCTTCAGTTCGATGTTTCCCAACGTGATCGCGGCGATGCGGTCGATGAAGGCGAGGATCTCCTCCCGCGACACCGGTCCGTACGCGCCGCTCGCGAGCCGGTCGACGTACTCCTCCACGGTGCACGGCTCCGACCACGAGAGCTCCATGAAGTGTTCGATCAGCGCTTCCACGCGGTTCTCTTCCGCCACGGACGGCCCCCCTCAGTCCAGCGGCCGCGGTCCCCTGAACCGCAGAGGGCTCAGGCCGCCGGTCACCTCGATGACGTTGCCGGTCAGGAAGTCGGAGTCCTCCTCGCACAGGAAGCGGACGACGCGCGCCACGTCCTCGCCCGTGCCGGGCCGCCCGACCGGCGTGCGCTCGTCGCGCGCGCCGCGGGCCTCGGCGATGCGCCGCTCCTT
Protein-coding regions in this window:
- a CDS encoding S8 family peptidase, giving the protein MVYEIDWLNEHALKLSRPLRQMLAALHHVPEPLPCTVHPLWRDTRLRFTSLDLLVRCPAHSGELEALKEAVRRARGRLRGHYPRFGTVHVRVPAHGLPALVAHPSVEYVTANYPVRTLLDTASPSVGAPSLWDRSVTGRGVTVAIVDTGVWPHADLTQPRNRIVAFYDAVNGRRYPYDDNGHGTHVAGCVAGNGHDSAGRFRGPAPEARLVAVKALDRNGGGTAAQVLAGIDWVIEQRQRYNVRVLSLSLGSPVEAGTEDPLVAAVEHAWREGIVVCAAAGNGGPDEGSVATPGVAPSVITVGASDDRSTPDTSDDVVAPFSGRGPAPRGVAKPDVVAPGVAITSLRAPGAKFQDSRPKATRGYATLSGTSMATPIVAGVVAQLLEAVPDASPDEVKAALTRTARDLGAPKEAQGGGLVDAPAALDALRRLHANAV
- a CDS encoding DUF4037 domain-containing protein; the protein is MEAELVEWAHRRRAPAVAGILWEGSTARGVPDPEAEIDLRIVWRHAPGRTGRLEAAVIAGRVAHVRHSLLHELAHAEWTPYVRYSFATARILVDPDGDVRRLIRRQLALSDDRRRDEALFWYCELRSSWQAARRAFAREDWADCAYSFAQVAEAAMRCYFGCTQDWVPYRKWLANEFLKANPPYDLRSGVLQLLAIPGYDGESLRERLELGRQVVEGCRDLVARRFGISRGRLDGWEAIEPRASRMPV